From Lawsonia intracellularis PHE/MN1-00, the proteins below share one genomic window:
- a CDS encoding NlpC/P60 family N-terminal domain-containing protein, which yields MIFRIIVIFLCSIMSFTFLSNGYVLSKPTEQCVSSYQPGMLKDLMVFPQSLKVYSDLLGEVTLISGKKLEEKYNFFKKRFFQPWDSTEPIFPVHDAYIIFSYPNTKSHATWWAENLLPWTEKNWKAVEKNAARSTYPSCNYKGIITERTAVRAAPTVSPFFRNPSLAGEGFPFDYLMEANIHLGTPVVVTHISEDEAWVFIETPFVSGWVRDNVVAKVNSDIIKQFLSLPQASIIYDGVLLKDASGVHGGAGFLGTVLPMVKLTGDTAMLLVPVRDQYGNAHIITAETPKHNVLPMPQVLTPKLLASIGESLIGQPYGWGGLFGRRDCSEMISDLFIPFGVWLPRNSQQQVHERHFINLEHVSKEKFYSVMKTQAIPFVTLIGFQGHVGLYLGMYNDTPVMLHDLWGVHTIDNGHKGRYILGRVIISSLDLGNELCNLNKDETLFSRLEGISILN from the coding sequence ATGATTTTTCGTATTATAGTAATATTTTTGTGTAGCATAATGTCTTTTACTTTTTTATCCAATGGATATGTTTTATCTAAGCCTACAGAACAATGTGTTTCTTCGTATCAACCAGGTATGCTTAAAGATTTAATGGTATTCCCTCAAAGTTTGAAAGTCTATTCTGACTTGTTGGGAGAAGTAACACTTATTTCAGGGAAAAAATTGGAGGAAAAATATAATTTTTTTAAAAAACGTTTTTTTCAACCATGGGATTCTACAGAACCAATTTTTCCAGTTCATGATGCATATATTATTTTTTCTTATCCTAATACAAAATCGCATGCTACATGGTGGGCTGAAAACCTTCTTCCATGGACAGAAAAAAATTGGAAAGCAGTGGAAAAAAATGCTGCACGTTCAACGTATCCTTCATGCAACTATAAGGGTATTATAACAGAAAGAACAGCTGTTCGTGCTGCACCAACAGTAAGCCCTTTTTTCAGAAATCCTTCTTTAGCAGGAGAAGGTTTTCCTTTTGATTATCTTATGGAAGCAAATATTCATCTTGGTACACCAGTAGTTGTAACACATATATCTGAAGATGAAGCTTGGGTTTTTATAGAAACACCTTTTGTTTCTGGGTGGGTGAGAGATAACGTTGTTGCTAAAGTGAATTCTGATATCATAAAACAATTTTTATCGTTACCACAAGCTTCAATTATTTATGATGGAGTATTATTAAAAGATGCTTCAGGTGTGCATGGAGGTGCAGGTTTTTTAGGAACTGTACTACCTATGGTTAAGCTAACTGGTGATACTGCTATGTTGTTAGTTCCTGTTCGTGATCAATATGGTAATGCACATATTATCACTGCAGAGACTCCAAAACATAATGTTTTACCTATGCCACAAGTACTAACACCTAAGTTACTAGCATCTATTGGAGAGTCTTTAATTGGACAACCATATGGGTGGGGAGGTCTTTTTGGTCGTAGAGATTGCTCGGAAATGATCTCAGATCTTTTTATCCCTTTTGGAGTTTGGCTTCCAAGGAATTCACAACAACAAGTACATGAAAGACATTTTATCAACTTAGAACATGTTTCAAAAGAGAAATTTTATTCTGTGATGAAAACTCAGGCTATTCCATTTGTAACATTGATAGGGTTTCAGGGACATGTTGGCTTATATCTTGGAATGTATAATGACACGCCTGTAATGCTACATGATTTATGGGGAGTTCATACAATAGATAACGGACATAAAGGACGTTACATCCTTGGACGTGTTATTATTTCTTCTTTAGACTTAGGCAATGAGCTTTGTAATCTAAATAAAGATGAAACCTTATTTAGTAGATTAGAAGGAATTTCTATTTTGAACTAA
- a CDS encoding NlpC/P60 family N-terminal domain-containing protein, translating to MRYKNYIAFCMISLFLCLTGCKTFNCVSPQLGTIKDLEVFPQDLQVYSSVLPQDPLITKDRMLDEYALFKKHFFQPWSKDKASVPASTVYSIFDRPNTKENIRWWAENLLPWTDIHWDEVKKNAAISTYPSRKDKGILIQRTSVYAAPTQSSFFLNPQTAGEGFPFNYLIESNLHAGTPVFITHTSTNGDWVFIETDLVSGWVPEHTVALISDNISKWFSSLPQAAIIHDNVALNGRSGRHVTTGYLGTVLPIIKSTPTELVLLAPLRDQHRRARITEVYVSKIHTTIIPHELTASFIADIGNPLLGQLYGWGGSFGHRDCSELMKDLFIPFGIWLPRNSQAQIHAWNYIDTTQLLEDEVYQLMKDKAIPFATLIGFKGHIGLYLGMYNNTPAMLHDVWGIRTIQSGSEGRHILGRIVITSLKPGAELCITDSLLFDKRTGISVLN from the coding sequence ATGAGATATAAAAATTACATAGCCTTTTGTATGATAAGTTTATTTCTTTGTCTCACAGGTTGTAAGACATTTAATTGTGTTTCTCCACAATTAGGCACAATAAAAGACTTAGAAGTATTTCCTCAAGACTTACAAGTGTACTCATCTGTTTTACCCCAAGATCCACTCATAACAAAAGATAGAATGTTAGATGAATATGCTTTGTTTAAAAAACATTTCTTCCAACCATGGAGTAAGGATAAAGCCTCAGTACCTGCTTCTACTGTTTATAGTATTTTTGATCGTCCTAATACAAAAGAAAACATTAGGTGGTGGGCTGAAAATCTTCTTCCTTGGACAGATATTCACTGGGATGAAGTGAAAAAAAATGCTGCAATTTCAACATATCCTTCTCGTAAGGATAAAGGTATTCTTATCCAAAGAACATCTGTGTATGCTGCACCAACACAAAGCTCATTTTTTCTAAATCCACAAACTGCAGGTGAAGGTTTTCCTTTTAATTATCTTATAGAGTCAAATCTTCATGCTGGTACACCAGTTTTCATAACACATACGTCTACTAATGGGGATTGGGTTTTTATAGAAACAGATCTTGTATCTGGATGGGTTCCTGAGCATACTGTTGCATTAATTTCTGATAATATAAGCAAGTGGTTTTCTTCTTTACCTCAAGCAGCAATTATTCATGATAATGTAGCACTAAATGGACGTTCAGGACGTCATGTAACAACAGGATATTTAGGTACTGTTTTACCTATAATAAAATCAACACCTACAGAATTAGTTCTGTTAGCACCACTAAGGGATCAACATCGTAGAGCTCGTATTACAGAAGTATATGTTTCAAAAATACACACAACAATTATACCTCATGAATTAACAGCATCTTTTATAGCAGATATTGGGAATCCATTGTTAGGACAACTATATGGATGGGGTGGTAGCTTTGGTCATAGAGATTGCTCTGAACTTATGAAAGATCTTTTTATTCCTTTTGGTATTTGGCTTCCAAGAAATTCACAAGCTCAAATTCATGCTTGGAACTATATAGATACAACACAACTTTTAGAAGATGAAGTGTATCAGCTTATGAAAGATAAAGCTATACCTTTTGCTACATTAATAGGGTTTAAAGGCCATATTGGTTTATATCTAGGTATGTATAATAACACACCTGCTATGTTGCATGATGTTTGGGGTATTCGTACTATCCAAAGCGGATCTGAAGGACGTCATATTCTTGGACGTATTGTTATAACATCATTAAAGCCAGGAGCTGAACTTTGTATAACAGACTCGCTTCTTTTTGATAAAAGAACAGGGATTTCTGTTTTGAATTAA
- a CDS encoding ATP-dependent RecD-like DNA helicase: MAQLDIKEQIVLQGILDRIVFHNSENGYTVFRLKPENSDDIDTVPVVGYLNNPQPGASILVSGQWVNNTRFGRQFQMSTFEIRLPASVEGIKRYLSSGLIKGIGKKTAESIVTEFGEETFHILDTSPEELLKIKGITKKKLDQITECWQEHQTTRELMVFLQPYGISVTYAVKIYKYYGQQSLNIVKENPYRLAMDIHGIGFLTADALATKLGFEKDNPLRAQAGILYTLLKCMDEGHVYYPKEAFIELTSHNLGIDHQCIEDAIEHLKREERIVCEALDEHIGIYLNRYHHYESQIAFYLQRILHSPKSVQFKNTDDTISQVINKLNITLAPEQMSAIVTSTTSKIMILTGGPGTGKTTVLNAIIQVFKENKAKILLAAPTGRAAKRMSEAIGMEARTIHRLLEYSPRNDGFIRNEDMPLACGLLVVDEASMMDIMLTYHLLKAIPLGATVIFVGDIYQLPSVGPGNVLKDLIISQLLPVVELTEVFRQAAESQIVCNAHLMNKGEVPCLESSKEALSDFYFIRQSDPDKAADLIVDLVKNHIPRRFKFDPINDIQVLTPMHKGTVGAASLNKRLQEELNPTSQFLQRGEKIYRLGDKVMQIRNNYEKDVFNGDIGRITYIDMEEKSIVVNFDERLVSYPSDELDELVAAYAISIHKSQGSEYPAVVIPLMTQHYVLLQRNLVYTGVTRGKNLVVFVGESKALAIAIKNNKTQKRHTWLSARLVNGMLQKL, translated from the coding sequence ATGGCACAATTAGATATAAAAGAGCAGATAGTACTGCAAGGTATACTTGATCGAATTGTTTTTCATAATTCAGAAAATGGATATACGGTATTCCGCCTTAAACCAGAGAACTCAGATGATATTGATACAGTACCTGTTGTTGGGTATTTAAATAATCCTCAACCAGGCGCTTCAATACTTGTTTCTGGACAATGGGTGAATAATACACGTTTTGGGAGACAATTTCAGATGTCAACATTTGAAATTCGTCTTCCTGCTTCAGTAGAAGGCATTAAGCGATATCTTTCTTCAGGTTTGATTAAAGGTATAGGTAAAAAAACAGCTGAGAGTATTGTTACAGAGTTTGGAGAAGAAACATTTCATATATTAGATACCTCTCCTGAAGAACTTCTTAAAATAAAGGGTATTACAAAGAAAAAATTAGATCAAATTACTGAGTGTTGGCAAGAACATCAGACAACTCGAGAACTAATGGTGTTTCTTCAACCTTACGGTATTAGTGTTACTTATGCAGTAAAGATATATAAGTATTATGGTCAGCAGTCTTTAAATATAGTAAAAGAAAATCCTTATAGATTAGCAATGGATATTCATGGAATAGGGTTTCTTACAGCAGATGCACTAGCCACAAAATTAGGATTTGAAAAAGATAATCCTTTGCGAGCCCAAGCAGGAATATTATATACTCTTTTAAAGTGTATGGATGAAGGACATGTTTATTATCCAAAAGAAGCTTTTATAGAGCTTACTAGTCATAATCTTGGTATTGATCATCAGTGCATAGAGGATGCTATAGAACATCTTAAGAGAGAAGAAAGAATTGTTTGTGAAGCATTGGATGAACATATTGGAATTTATTTAAATCGCTATCACCATTACGAATCTCAAATTGCGTTTTATTTACAGCGAATTCTACATTCACCAAAATCAGTACAATTTAAAAATACAGATGATACCATTTCACAGGTTATCAATAAACTTAATATCACTCTAGCTCCAGAACAGATGAGTGCTATAGTAACGTCTACTACATCAAAGATTATGATCCTTACAGGAGGTCCTGGTACAGGAAAGACAACTGTACTTAATGCAATTATCCAAGTATTTAAAGAGAATAAAGCTAAAATATTACTTGCAGCACCAACTGGACGAGCAGCAAAACGTATGTCAGAAGCTATTGGAATGGAAGCAAGAACAATTCATCGTTTGTTAGAGTATAGCCCTAGAAATGATGGCTTTATTAGAAATGAAGATATGCCATTAGCCTGTGGTTTATTAGTAGTCGATGAGGCTTCTATGATGGACATTATGCTTACTTACCATTTATTAAAGGCTATTCCATTAGGTGCTACTGTTATTTTTGTTGGTGATATCTATCAACTTCCTTCTGTTGGTCCAGGTAATGTACTTAAGGATCTTATTATATCTCAGCTGCTTCCTGTTGTAGAACTTACAGAAGTTTTTCGACAAGCAGCAGAAAGTCAGATTGTATGTAATGCACATCTAATGAATAAAGGAGAAGTTCCTTGCCTTGAATCATCAAAAGAGGCTCTTTCAGACTTCTATTTTATACGTCAATCTGATCCAGATAAAGCAGCTGATCTCATTGTAGATCTTGTAAAAAATCATATACCAAGAAGATTTAAGTTTGATCCTATTAATGATATTCAAGTATTAACTCCTATGCATAAAGGAACAGTAGGTGCTGCAAGTTTAAATAAAAGATTACAAGAAGAACTTAATCCCACATCTCAGTTTTTACAGAGAGGAGAAAAGATATATCGCCTTGGTGATAAAGTTATGCAAATCAGAAATAATTATGAAAAAGATGTGTTTAATGGAGATATAGGCAGAATTACATATATTGATATGGAAGAAAAAAGTATTGTGGTTAATTTTGATGAACGACTTGTTTCTTATCCTAGTGATGAACTTGATGAACTTGTTGCAGCTTATGCTATTTCAATTCATAAATCTCAGGGTTCTGAATATCCTGCAGTTGTTATTCCTCTTATGACACAACATTATGTCCTTCTTCAGAGAAATCTAGTTTATACAGGTGTTACACGTGGGAAAAATCTTGTTGTATTTGTTGGTGAGTCAAAGGCATTAGCTATAGCTATAAAAAATAATAAAACTCAAAAAAGACATACTTGGCTTTCAGCAAGACTGGTAAATGGAATGTTACAAAAACTATAA